The DNA window GCTAGCGCGCTACACCTACCGTGCGCTGCCTCCGGCGGAATTACAACCttaccttgcccttcttgatcctcctTTATATATCACTTAGCCTCCTCTCGATCCCTAATCcagtcttatcttatctctctAACTTAATACCACTAGCTGTTATTCTTTACCCTTagtctaatataattagcggTTATTCCCTACTTCTCTAATCTAATAATATCAGCGGTTAACCATTCTTTACCCCTAGTCCAGTAAAATTAGCCGTTATTTCTTACCTTTAATCTACTATAATTAGCggttttttcttactcttacTATAAcccttttattctttcttttcttattaactctatatctCTCTTATCCTTCTATATTATTTCCTACTTCTCATTCTTTACTTCCCTTTATCTATTACTCTATTATAGCCCTAACCCTTCTACCTCTCTATAACCCTAACCCTTTAACCTTCCCTATAGCCCTAACCTTAAGCcccttatatctttaaatctaTCTTATGccacttttacttatataaacccttatttactaaatcccttttctcctattttctcttatcttttttatatcaTATCTTACTTTACttgatctttcttcttttctaatttactatagtaaatacaaCCTTAATCTAGTACTTTATaccttatctatatatttattttcttacctATAGTTACTCAATATACCTCTAATCTCTCAAGTATTCTTTACAATCTAATTACTTTGTAACCTATttcttattctatatataaacttatatcagttgatatattaattacctattcatttcttgtttttatatTTCACTTTCAATCTATTCCTTACATATATACCATGATATCTTTCCTATAATCCTTTTTATGCTAATATACTCTCTACTATAGccgtttttctttcttactaATATACTGCACAATCTCATCCCACACTGCAAGCCCGTTCGTCATCGATAACCCATACATCGGCCTCATCCGCTTAATCCACTCGCGGTATACCTGCTCATCCATACAATCTACCCCAAACCTATCACGCACTAGCTCCCGAACCGTTTCACTAaccctcaccatcatcaccaccggtAATATCCTATTACGGTAGCTACACTTACCCTGCACTCGTCCCACGCTACACCAGTTATACGGCAGACCGCACTCCCAGCAGCACTCGTAGTCTGCAAACCGTAGTCTTGCCTGCCATCGATCAAAATCCTTCTGCTTTAGCAGCTTGCAGTCCTTCCGCTCATGCTCTATCCTCCCTTTATTTTCCTCCTTTGCCCCGTGTATGTGCCACTTAACAAAGCATACCGAGCATCCTACCTCCCGCACTCGATCTAGCCAGCTATACAGCCTCGTCATCCGCCGGCTCTCCTCCTGCACGCTCTCCTTCAGTCGGTTAACCACCAgaacccttccttcttccctatcTTCTCCGCCATTCACCTTATCAGTTTCCCTTAAGCACCGATCACAGTATTCTGCCCGCATATCGCTACAACAAAGCTCAATCCCATCAAAAAATCGCCCAAGCACGAACCGCCGACAGCCCTCACCCTTTATAAACAATTCAACTGCCTCACGGTTCATGTGATCAATATCACTGCCGAACTCGTTTGCCCAGCCCGCCCTTCCATCTGTCACAATCACCGAGTCTACAACCTCACCTCTCTGTCGACCGCCTCTACCTGTCTGCTGAACAAAGTCGACTAGTCCAAACGGCGGTCCCGCATGAATTACACCAACGATGCCCCTGATGTCGACACCGGTCCCCAGTCCAGTCGTTGCCGCAATCCACCGCTGACCGTCCCGCCCATCGACCCAGTCTTGCACTGCACTAACTCGTGCTTCCCGCGTTAGCTTGCTGTGATACGCTTTGCAGCCAACCATCGCAGCTATTGCCTCACACTGCTTGATCGAGCGGCAGTATACCACTCCGCGTTGTGCTGTCTCCATTCGCTCCTCGATCGCCTTCATTGCAGCTACCACTCCGTCCTCTATTGCCGTCTTCCCCGGCCTTACCTGCTTCACTCGGTACCGAATATTCACCCTCATCGTCGGAGCTCGGATGATTGTTGCGTCCTGTGCCAGCATTCGCTCCCGGAACCAATCCTCCATCGACACCGGCAGCGTCGCAGTAAGCATCACCAGCGGGCACCCGAACCGGTGCAGCCCCGTTAGCAGCCCTAGCCGCTCTCGGTAGCTGACGTCCATGATAGCGGTGTGACACTCGTCAAAGAACACCCTTTCCAGCAACCCTCGACCCCGAATGCTCTCGACGTATGCGGTGAATCCTTCGCTCACGGCCACATCGGCACTGACCACTACCAACCGCGCGTCCCGCTGCCGTTCATCCCTCTCTTGATCGATATCGTTTCTCCATTCCATGCAatcgatgccgagctcgCGTGCCCTTGAAACCAAGTCCTGCACAAGAGATACAAACGGGACAACCACAATACTGACCGGTCCTCCACCCGTGCCTCGTTCGTCTTCCATAAAAGCCGGCAGCATAAATAAAATGCTTTTGCCACCGCCTGTCGGCAGCACCACGATAAGCAACTCGCTCCGGATGCCGTCATTCTCTAGTCGCATAATCCGGTACATGCCATCGCGCTGCTGCGCCGTCTTCCATCCTGCGTCTTCGCCTAGCATACGCTTCAGCCCAGCATCTATCTCTGCATCCTCATAGCGGGGGGCCAAGTCGCCATCCAGCGGGAGTCTCGGTGAAGTTGCCTGCTGATAGCGGTTATGtgttagttataataagcttattcttaCGCCCTACCCTATAGCGCCACTCCCCCATCTTTTCTGTACCAGCACCAATTGTAATCTATCCCAATAATTCCGGCGtattatgtatatacataataGCAGAGTAAATGCTACTATACGTACCTCTCGGTCTATAGCAAGCCTTTGCCTCTTTGCTGATCTGTCGACTACCGGCATAATATCGTCGTCATGAGCCCGGCGTTTCCTGTCACCGAAATCACCATCAGTTCGGGCCAGAAATTCATGCCACAGACGGCTGATCTCCCGGAAATTTGACAACATCTCCGGCTGCAACTGACTCGGAAATTGAAGATTGACGGCATAGTGATTCCGTGCGATTCGACTTCCGTGTGTCGCTTGGATGTCCCATACATACTCAACTTTCGGTCGTCGGTGTGCTTCTCCAGTTAACGGATCGGCcgcctcgtcgtcgctgtccGCCACGGCGGCTTCCAGTTCAACTTGCTGAACAATTAATCCCTTGATTCGACGACCCATCTCAATAGCTACATGCCGGTAGCTTGAAACAGTTAGCTGAACCCCAATCTGTACACCTGTGACAAGCGCGAGCTGCTTGCTCAGCTTTGCCGTGTCCCAGATCCCCTTCTCGGCCGACTTCCATAGCCACGGGCTGATCGCTTCGGACGGGCCTCGAATGCCAGAGAGCCGATGCAGCACCTTCTCAAACGGCAGCAGCCATGCGACATatgccaccatcatcaagcttgggcCCTCAGGCAAGAAACGCGCTACCTTTCGGCCTTGCTTGCCATTCAATCCCTTGCTTTTGTCCCGGTCTGTGATGAGCACCACCTGCccgtcaaagacaaacacGTTCTTCGGCAGCTGATCGGTATCGCAGTGCTTCAGCGTTGACACCTCCGGACCTCGCCCGGGCTGCCCTCCCCATACATGCACAACCGGGAACATACTTGACCGGAACTGCCGCAGCCAGCCAAGATACTCATCCATCGCCCGTTTACGGCACTCGACCCGACTACCGCCGTTCCCTGCATCGACGATCTTCCACAGCGTCGTGCCCAACAGCCTCGTTAACTTCTCTGCACCCGGCTTGAGCCATGCATTCTTCCGGTTCGTCGCAAATGACCGCCCTGGGCCCTCAAACACCAAGCTATCGGCGATGTCCTGTAGCCGTATTGTTTCGCGGATCTGACTCCATTGTCCGTCCATAAGCTTGTCGAGCCAGCCCTCCGCTTCTCGCACGAATGCCTGTGCTGCCCGTTGAAAGCTGTTTACGGTGATCTTGTCGCCCAGATAGTTGAGCGTCATGCCATTACTGTCCCATAGCACCCGCGCTTGCCCACCTTCCTGATTACGGTAGCCCCTCCCGTACGTCATCCACTGGATAATAGCACTGAACGGTGTATACGAGCCGGTTGCGAGCCAGTCGCGATGACCCTTCTGGAACCGATCGATAGCCGCAAAGCTCGTGTCGCAATTCGAGTCGTCGGAGTCGTACGGGTCGTCCTCAAAGAAGTGCTCTAGCATCAGAATCCGCCCGCACCATAAGAAACCGGCGAGAAACCGGGTATGTGTGTGGGACGGTACCCACGTGCCATCCTCCTTGACACCCAGTACAGCCGTGAAGTGGAGCAGCGGGTTGTAGTACTGCTTCTTCCCAAGCTTCTGCTTAATCGACTTGATGCAGAAGTCGAagacagcctcatcaagtGCCTCCTTATcggggtcttcttcttcttcttcttcttcttctccctctcctctatccccttctctgctgcccttcgtgacctgctgctgcccctgcctcttcttcttgtcgacaacagTATCAAGTCGCTGGACGATGTCAGCCAGGGAATTCCACTGCTCTTCCGTAAATCGGATACCGTGCTCTGCCTTGGCCCCATCGCGCCCAAGCGCCTGAATCCGGACGCAATAGCACAAGTACCGCTGCCAGCACGCACTGTACCTGTCCATCGTATCTGACTGCTGCTTTCGGCCGAACGGGGTCGATACCGGCTTGGTCGGGTCAATGCTGCCgagccactcgagcgttTCGTCCGGCACCCTATCCAGCCTCTCCATACAACGGCCAAGCTCGCGCCGGAAACTCTCGGTCAGCTCACGTAGCCTCTGGTTCGCTTCACGGCGCTCGCGGGGCCACATCCGCTGCTCGACTGCGGCAGAAGCCGGTGATAGCCCCGCCTGGTACAGCGTCGGTTTGTCCCTCTGCTGCAAGTGCGCCGACCATTTCATAAACTGCACCCATCTCGACTCGGTGTCGACTCCGCCTGGTGCCTCTACCTGACGTTGCCGTTCcgtctctgccttctttagATCCTTCTCACATGCCCGGACGGTCTGCGGTAGTAGAGCATCCCCAGCAGTTACGCCATCGTCAGCGCGTTCAGTGGCCGGATCGCCATCGGCGTCGGTGGTTTCGGCGCCCCGCGCTGGGTTGACGATCCAGTACCTTGCATGCGGGGCTTTGCGCAGTGACTGAAGCATTACGTACTCCCGTCCGCGCTTACCTTCCACCTGCGTTCTGTGTCTGTTGCGGGTCTCGTGTGTAGAAAAGTTCGACTTGTTGCGGGTCAGAAAGCGACAGCCCCCGGCCCTACAGCTAAACCCCTTATATGTCCTCAGCCCGGGGATCGGCGCGCTTCCATCTGGTGGCAGTTGTATGTTCTCGTCTGCTGGATCCTGCAGTGTCCGGGGGCGCCACCCcgacgacgagaacgatGCTGCGAATGCAATTACCGCCTGTAGCTGCTCTCCAACAGTTTTGTGGCAGTTGCGGTAGTGGTGCTCTACCTTATCGACCTCGGGTTTGATAGCTGCCTCGCAGATCAGACAAAGCAGGACATCAAGCTGCTCGCAAAGCTGAATTATCTGGTCCACTGTATTATTTTTCATGGTTGTACGTAGTGGTGAGTGAACGGTGCTGCCGCTGATATAAAACGCACAATTCAAATCTGGCTGCGTCTGGATGATGATACTGTTGTTATTTAGTATCATGATAATGCCTActgatataaatatatctggCTTAATGTAAATAGACTTGCTTTTGTTATTGCTACAGTGATATGTAAactctatttttaaattactaattacGATTTACCTGTATGTAAAGAATTGATTGAACTCTTCCCTCCCCTCGTTGTTTTCTGGGCCTGTTATTGGTATTTGGTGTTAGTTCCCTGTCAacttggggttggggttcgTCTGTTTTCGACCCAATCACCGTTGTTGTCCTGGGGGAACGTTGTCCTGAGGGAATGGCCCGTGCACGACCCGCAACCGCCATACAATctcgctaaccccaagtgtttGTTCAGCCAGAACAACACCCGGACTAGAGACCAGGCTTTCTTGCCTCGGCTACCAAGGACAATGCTTTCTTATCCAGAAGCCGGTATGCTGTCTCGACGGATCCTGGGTCTTGACACTCCAGTTCTGTTTGAGTAGCAAGCGATGTCGCACGATACGTCATCATCGTGCGCCAAAGGAATACATCGATGCTTTCAATGTTCAATTCATTCTGGATCGTTGGCCGGCTGGTTGTGCGGAATGCACCAGAGAGCAATCTCAGACATTCGTTATGGAGCGTTGTGAGTTGTTTCATTTCATCTACACGAAGAGGAGCCGGAAGTGTAATGTGTCTCTCGCCAGGTGGTGTTAGATCGTAAACAAACCAAGCTGGACATGCATACACGATCTTGGGTCGAATATGAGAAAAGTACCATTTCTTCGCTTCCTGGAGTGTCAGTCCCCATGTGGACCCACAAACTCTGCGAAAGAATCGTAGACTGGCGTGAACACTCGCCTCAATCTTGGTGATGTGATGGGAAAATGTAAGCTGGGGATCCAGCATAACTCCGAGGACCCTGAGACTCTCTCGCTTCAGACAGTCTGGATTGTCTTTTAATCCATCAATGTCGGGCAATACATCGGGATCGCTATGGTCGCCGCGTTTCCGAAAGTGCATCACACTATATTTCTGTGGCGAGAACTCGAGACCAACACTATCTGCCCACTCCAGTACCACATCATGGAATGACTTCAAAGCGACACAATTCCTCTCGTGTGAGTCTGATACAGCAATGAGATATGTATCGTCCACATATGCGATACAATGGACTTTCACATTCTTGTCCCCAAATACTGAGTTGTACTGATTGACTCTCTCGAGGAGTGGGGCTGTAAAGAGCACGAAGAGGATTGGCGACAGTGGAGAACCTTGAGGGATGCCGATGTTGGCGAAGAATGGAGCAGAAAAACTTTCGGGAAGCTTGAGAACTGTCTGGCGATCGGAAAGAAACGAGTGTATAAGATGAAGGAACCATTCGGGTACGCCTACTTCACCGAGGCGCTCAAGAAGAATCCGTCGATCGACGCAGTTGTAGGCACCAGATATATCAAGACCTAGTAGTGTGGCCGCGTTTTTGACACCCTTGGCGGCGTTTCTCGTCGTCTTTCGAGACCAGGCGTCATGAATGATACCGACCGTCTCGTGCAAAGCCTGGACTGTCGATCTGCCAGGCGCGCCGTATTGTGTACGGGGAATGAGTTCGTTGTCGGTGGCAAAGGTCGTGAGACGTATGGACAGAACCTTCTCAAATACCTTTCCGGGAACTGACAGTAGCGAGACAGGGCGCCAGTCCTTGGCCGCATCGTAAGAAACCCTGCCCAACTTTGGTATCATGGACACAATCGCTTCCCTCCATTCCTTCGGGAAGTAACGGAGCTTGATACAGATGTTGATGAACTTGGTCAGGACGGGAACAACTAGGGCACAAGACTTCTTGAGAGCCTGGATGGGGATTTCGTCCGGGCCGGCGGCCCTTCGATTCGGCATCGCCATGATTACGGCTTTGACTTCCTGTTCGCTCACTTCGAGTATCATAGAACGCTGCAGCCGGTCGGGATTCTGATATGGGAATTCGAAAGGCTCTGGTCGCTCACTTGTCTGGGACCAGATCGTGTGTCTCACACATAGATGTTTCTGTTCTTCGGTGGTACACTTTTCGCCCGAACTGTCGCGTAGATCCTCCATACCCGGTCGAACCCTAGGCTTGCATTGCGCTTCCCCCATGCGGACTACTTGGTGAAGTCCTTTCTCAGTTGCAGCTGCCTCAATATATTCCCGGTAACTCTTAGTTTTTTCAGCACTGCTTTCAGGGACACAACTGCCAGTGACGACGCCATCGCCGTCAACGTTGTTCCCTACTAAGGGGACCATGGGATTCCGAGGTGGAGGTGGATGTgccagagaagaaaaaacaacTTGGTCAATAGTTTCCTTGTAAGCATTGTGAAATTCAGAGACAAAGAGGTCTATGTCGTCTGGAGATTCAACCGTCCTGGCCAGAAGTTGTTCGAACTTTGGCTTCAGTGAATCTCTGAAGGCGTCGTCATCGCAGGATTTCCAATGAAACCACATCTTGTCGTCTCTGATTGGCGTTATATTAATGACAGTTCTGACAGGTCTGTGGTCACTGAGTTGCCAGGGATAAAAAAGTCCCCATCCCACAACCTGATCCTCCAATTCCGGGCTGACGAAGCTGAGGTCAAGGCACGAAACTTTTGACTTGTCCTCTGTGCCATGAGGGACGATACCACGGGAAAATGTGACAGTGCCAGGTTCCGTCAAAAGACTCATCTTGGCTATTTGCATCATCTCACGGTGTAGTGCTATGCCGGTTGGAGATGTATTGGTTTCATTGTACAAGTCACCACTCCACGCCGGGTGATGAGCGTTAAAGTCTCCAACAACGATGTCGCGTCCCGAGGCAGTTGAAAGTGGATACCAACGCTAAGCAGCGGGTGTCATCGATTGTGCTGCGCTAGTGCGTCAAGGTTGTCGAATTGCTGCAGATCAATTGTCTCGTTGACCCACTTTATCTGCACCTCTGGTCAGAAACCTGCTCAAAACTTGCTCAAATCTGCCAATCATTCATTGTCTTGGACTTTTTAATTCAATTGATCTGCAGCAAGGATGATTGCATCAACACACTTTAGTTGATGCAGCGACATGGTAATGCACCTTGCTTGAACATCGACTGCACGTCAACTGCACACACTTATATTTCATTTCAATGACTGCTGTGGTAAAAACATCATtcagaaaaagcaaaaccAGATTCCACCATGGCACATAAAACCCATCACTAGCAACCAATTTGTAATCTCGTCCGCCTTTTGAGAATGAACATGACATGAATCCCAACATCTttcaaacaacaaacaaaatCATCGAATGGAATACAAAAAACTACATTGCCTTCACAGCCACTTTGTGTATCTGAACCCAAATACAGTTAGTGGGCTGACACATTCAGGTGTTCTCATTGCAACTTGGATTTCTTCGCGATGGGGCCGTCCTTGGTGTATGCTTATCATGATTGTATACGATCTTGATGCAACTACCATCGGCGTGACTTCGCTCCATAGAGAGCAGATCATGGCAGCCCGGGTTCTCAATTACGTCTATGTTGGCATGGAACTTGGTGTTGTTCCAACATTCCAATCCGAAATTGGTATGTTGAATCCGTACGGATCACAATTGCACAACAAAGAAAGTCCCGGCTCAGGCTCGCGTGTTAATTACAAGATGGTACCAATTTAGCTTGGCAGTTGGTGATTTAGTCATCAACGTTATCTGCTTTGGGACAAGTTCTATCCTCGACAATCGCGCCTGGCCGATTCTCATCGGAGGGTTCTACATTGCCTCCAATCATCATTGCGTGCATTTGGTTCGTTCCAGAATCACCTCATTGGTTTCTTCGACAAAACGAGTGGAAAATGCGCGTAAAAGTCTGGTCGCAACTCGTCAAGGTGTTTTCACGAACAATTATGAAGTTAATGCCGAGTTCCAGGAGCTTCAGGTATCCTGCAAGTAGGATACAAAGCAGAGCCACGTTATTGAGCTCTCTCGAGGGCTCAATATCAAGCAAACTCTTATTTCCATAATGGTCAACTTCTCTCAACAGCCCAGCGGTCAGGCTTTTATATCTCAATATGGTGCGGTCTATGTCAAGGCTCTTGGCACTATCAATCCACCCGGATCCAGCTTGATCACTGCCGCTATCAACACAATCACAATCATTTGCATTCTTCTTTGGGCTAATATTGTTGGGCGGCGGTATGTATACTGACCTTTACTTCCAGATGGAGCGAACGGATCTTAGAGTTCTTTGGATTGCATCCTTGTAGCGTGTTTACTGCCATGATCACAATGGGAGGACTTAGCATTTAGTCTCctattgatgatgatgcgagAAAGACTGATGTGATAGCCATGATGGCTGTTTTCGCATGCAGGTTGTTAATTGATTGGGCACCGCTCGTTTATGTGGTTACGACTGAAGTCTCTGCTCTCTGCATTCAAGATGTGACGTTTCTTCTTAGCTTCACAACTAGCTTTGTCATGAAGTTCATCCCTAACAGCGATTTACTACGTCTCATGCTACTGACATTCTGAATTCACCGTCAACTTCAGCATTCCGTACCTTACCTTCGACCGGTGCGATGGTCTCAATAGGAAACTCGGTTTCATCTTTAGAGGGATAAGGGCTACAGCCACCGTCTTCGTCTATCTCTGCGTACCAGAATGCAAGGGTAAATTGTAGAACAAGTAGACTTTCTGTCCAACCAAGGTATCCCTATAAGAGACTTGGACAAGGTGGATGCTCCTGAGTTGGCGCGCTCGGTGCAGAGAGAGGATGACCTGCCAGAGGTGCATTCTGATCATGGTAAGGGCGCTACTGTAGACGTTGGAGTTGGAACGTTAAAGTCGGACGTGTAAAACGAAGCATGTGAACAAATTGTAACTATCTAATATTCAGACGTATTGATATAATTCTTCATTTGTAGAACGAACTGATGGAAAGGGCATCCAAATCCTAAAATTTTAAATACCATACCAGATGAATTAATCGAATCTTTATCAATAACTGAAAACCCAAATGACGCAAATGGGTCAAGGAAAGCCCCGTGGGTTCTTGGTTGTCTTTCAAAATGGGGA is part of the Fusarium poae strain DAOMC 252244 chromosome 4, whole genome shotgun sequence genome and encodes:
- a CDS encoding hypothetical protein (TransMembrane:2 (o35-54i66-84o)) — protein: MVNFSQQPSGQAFISQYGAVYVKALGTINPPGSSLITAAINTITIICILLWANIVGRRWSERILEFFGLHPCSVFTAMITMGGLSI